The Syngnathus acus chromosome 2, fSynAcu1.2, whole genome shotgun sequence genomic interval GAAGCGCGACCTGCATGCTCTGCAGCACGTTGAGGAAGTCATTCATGCCAGTCAGATGTTGCACGTCCTGAAAGATGGCAACCAGCAGCGTGGGCACGATGGCCAGGGAGCGGGTCAGCGACACCCGAGCGAAGCGAGACCAGCGCAAGTTTAAGAAACCCTGCGGAATTAAAAGACGCCGTCATTCACGACTGTGCAAAcgagaaaaatatttgtcacaaCGCTCGGCTTGTGCACTGACCTCCATGACAAACTGGCCCGAGTACGTTCCCGTCATGGTGGAGCTCTGACCGGCCGCCAGGATGCCAACAGCCCAGATGTAGAGGGCCGCTGGCCCAAAGAAACAACCCAGTACCACTCCCTGAACACAAACAGAGGCCTCAAGTTGCAACTCTGAGCTCAAGTTTAGTGTCaaactaaatataaaatgaagaGAATTACACATTTAGGGCTGTcatcattaaatatttttagaatctaTTGTCTTGAAATTTGCTTGAAAATTACAGATATATACCCCTTTGTAGATGTCCACTTCTAGAGTGTGGTTGTTGAGTGGAAACAAGTGTGAGTGAGGACTCCCTGTTTGGTTGCAAACGTGATTCTGAAATAAAAACGGCAAACAACTGCAGGAAAGAATCCAGAGAAAAGCAGAGAAAGGCACCTCAAGTTCAAAGAGGAGAAACTCACCACTTGCACATTTGTGCGGTCGTAGAAGGCCTCTGCAAAGATGGCCACCACAAACACGTTAATGATGAAGGACACCAACAAGGCTATGCAGGACTCGATGAAGAAGTACTTGTTGGCCTCACTAATCTGATTCTTGCTCGACCGATCCACTTCTCGAGActgaaaaagacatttgtaaCCACCCGCCGGTTAGTTGCTGCGCCTTCACAGGAAACAAGAGCATCCACGTCGACGTTCACCTTGACGAGAGCAGAGTGAAGGTAAATGTTGTGGGGCATGATGACAGCTCCCACGATGCCCACCGCCTGCCCGAGTTGGACGGCGTCGCAGTCTTTGCAATATGGCACGAACATCCCCATCAGCAGCTGGCTCTGGTCTGGACTCACGGTCACGTACTGGTGGAAAGGAGGAGAAGAGAGCGACGTACGACTGCCTTGTCAATCTCTCAGTCACCAGCCCAAGCAAATTCAAATGTCAACAGCATAACTAGTCAACGTTCCCTTTATTTGGAACCATCATCAACATAGTGCAATGAACCTGCTGTTAAATTTGAAGATTTTGATTTCATGGGACCATTTATGTACTTATTGTTGTCAAATAGAACCGGAAGCAAAATGTACATAAATGTTTGTACCTCATATCCAAACGTGATGGCCATAATAGTGATCAGCAAACCGAAAAAGAGTTCCAACCTCCTCAGTCCTGCATGACGAGCAGACAAATTTTGTTCCAAGCACATGTCGTCCGGCATATTTTGACAACAAAATCACTTACCGTACTTGTCTAAAAAGAGGAAGCCAAACGTGTCGATGATTGTGATAAGGACGCCAGCCCACAATGGAATCCTGTCAGCAATCGTAGCAACGAGAGCGCTAGGCCACAATTTGAGGAAAAAGTCCAATGTTTTTGCACGAGTTCACACCTGCCGGATGAGAGGAGATTAAAGGCGATGGCGCAGCCAATCACCTCCTGCATGTCGGAGCCGATGATAGCCAACTCCACCATCAACCACAGGATGACGCGTGGCACCTGCACACATGCCGCAAATGCAAAAGTCTCCCCACTTAGCGAGTGCAGCAAATATACAGAAATACTAATGCAGCTGAGATATTGTGTGGTCTCTCACGGTGTGGTAGTGGCGATGGCAGACTTGGGCCAGGTGCATCCCGGTGACCACGCCCAGCCGGGCTGCCAGCCTCTGCAGAAGCAGGCCGATGATGGTGGCCCCCAGCAACACCCACAGAAGCTGACAAACAGGTCCAAAACTATCATTGTTGAGCCTCCAGATCGGTAAATTCAACTTCTGAAGCCATTTTCATTGAGGAACAATAACTGAACAACTCACCTGTGTCTTTTtggatgccacaagatggcaccaAAGACCTTTTAAAGTatgaatatttacaaataaagCGAGCGAGTGTGGACAAGTGAC includes:
- the LOC119118448 gene encoding natural resistance-associated macrophage protein 2-like isoform X2, with translation MFSFLRPARARDPPPENLHASSLPPSGSNDEPQDGNTQDNSEAAVCGNKFVIQTGHTHQGAFLHSPDYGATSGTYLEERVPVPQEDTERGFSLRKLWAFTGPGFLMSIAYLDPGNIESDLQSGAKAGFKLLWVLLGATIIGLLLQRLAARLGVVTGMHLAQVCHRHYHTVPRVILWLMVELAIIGSDMQEVIGCAIAFNLLSSGRIPLWAGVLITIIDTFGFLFLDKYGLRRLELFFGLLITIMAITFGYEYVTVSPDQSQLLMGMFVPYCKDCDAVQLGQAVGIVGAVIMPHNIYLHSALVKSREVDRSSKNQISEANKYFFIESCIALLVSFIINVFVVAIFAEAFYDRTNVQVNHVCNQTGSPHSHLFPLNNHTLEVDIYKGGVVLGCFFGPAALYIWAVGILAAGQSSTMTGTYSGQFVMEGFLNLRWSRFARVSLTRSLAIVPTLLVAIFQDVQHLTGMNDFLNVLQSMQLPFALIPILTFTSLPSLMKDFANGLFFKIWGALVILVVCAINMYFVVLYVSTLSHVWLYVLTAFLSVAYLAFVGYLAWLCLIALGVHCLDPSGRRRNDAAVLIEPQLEFES
- the LOC119118448 gene encoding natural resistance-associated macrophage protein 2-like isoform X1 — its product is MFSFLRPARARDPPPENLHASSLPPSGSNDEPQDGNTQDNSEAAVCGNKFVIQTGHTHQGAFLHSPDYGATSGTYLEERVPVPQEDTEQRGFSLRKLWAFTGPGFLMSIAYLDPGNIESDLQSGAKAGFKLLWVLLGATIIGLLLQRLAARLGVVTGMHLAQVCHRHYHTVPRVILWLMVELAIIGSDMQEVIGCAIAFNLLSSGRIPLWAGVLITIIDTFGFLFLDKYGLRRLELFFGLLITIMAITFGYEYVTVSPDQSQLLMGMFVPYCKDCDAVQLGQAVGIVGAVIMPHNIYLHSALVKSREVDRSSKNQISEANKYFFIESCIALLVSFIINVFVVAIFAEAFYDRTNVQVNHVCNQTGSPHSHLFPLNNHTLEVDIYKGGVVLGCFFGPAALYIWAVGILAAGQSSTMTGTYSGQFVMEGFLNLRWSRFARVSLTRSLAIVPTLLVAIFQDVQHLTGMNDFLNVLQSMQLPFALIPILTFTSLPSLMKDFANGLFFKIWGALVILVVCAINMYFVVLYVSTLSHVWLYVLTAFLSVAYLAFVGYLAWLCLIALGVHCLDPSGRRRNDAAVLIEPQLEFES
- the LOC119118448 gene encoding natural resistance-associated macrophage protein 2-like isoform X3 produces the protein MSIAYLDPGNIESDLQSGAKAGFKLLWVLLGATIIGLLLQRLAARLGVVTGMHLAQVCHRHYHTVPRVILWLMVELAIIGSDMQEVIGCAIAFNLLSSGRIPLWAGVLITIIDTFGFLFLDKYGLRRLELFFGLLITIMAITFGYEYVTVSPDQSQLLMGMFVPYCKDCDAVQLGQAVGIVGAVIMPHNIYLHSALVKSREVDRSSKNQISEANKYFFIESCIALLVSFIINVFVVAIFAEAFYDRTNVQVNHVCNQTGSPHSHLFPLNNHTLEVDIYKGGVVLGCFFGPAALYIWAVGILAAGQSSTMTGTYSGQFVMEGFLNLRWSRFARVSLTRSLAIVPTLLVAIFQDVQHLTGMNDFLNVLQSMQLPFALIPILTFTSLPSLMKDFANGLFFKIWGALVILVVCAINMYFVVLYVSTLSHVWLYVLTAFLSVAYLAFVGYLAWLCLIALGVHCLDPSGRRRNDAAVLIEPQLEFES